In Puntigrus tetrazona isolate hp1 chromosome 18, ASM1883169v1, whole genome shotgun sequence, one genomic interval encodes:
- the dmxl2 gene encoding dmX-like protein 2 isoform X1: protein MHLHQVLTGAVNPGDCCYSVGSVHDVPFTAYGSGCDIVILASDFECVQIIPGAQNGNIQVGCVECSQQLGRIAASYGNTVCIFEPIASNPNKRHKQLNYQWQKTGQFFLNAITYNLAWDPQGNRILAATERLQLWAPPTSDTLIEEEDSQLNDDRAHELMLNDWKCVWQCKTAAAVHITQWSPDGEYFATVGKDDCLLKVWYPTTGWKSAVVMPDVTDKKIPAVHFSFVYLAHPRTVTGFSWRKTSKYMPKGSVCNVLLTSCADGICRLWSETLLPEDSLLGGQISENSTSFSSSLPNIAQKDKIQHALESIHHLKHLRRGRRRSSALVAHTEVLPSQMGSHETHRHISHHANALCHFHISASINPNTDIPAALAGSGLFSEDVSGGFVVHWLNNKDLSFTTSMDLFMQQLRKLSEQHLEQATEDFEQEGAAKFDFDLDEMSDKGSSEHEEGDQEGSTKASSPGSSSSVPLPSVLLDRKLETLILEWNKSPDMLFTIHPHDGSFLVWHIKYMDEFIPGIFRQVQVSFSSRIPVAFPTGDANSLSKNIMMYACTFMDQDNCGALEDKRSERRVPQSASASAGLSALGHSLAAVIGPAVMMVSKHVDGSLNQWAVTFAEKSAFSNVLTVSHKFRYCGHRFHLNDLACHTVLPLLLTSSHHNALLTPPSGSGSVDGDQIGGGALQPTRPMRGIPRKQLRNAATRTFHDPNAIYSELILWRVDHIGPLSCTGGVSELARINSLHTSAFSNVAWLPTLIPSSVLGTYCNSASACFVASDGKNLRLYQAVVDARKLLDELSDPETSKLVGEVFNIVSQQSTARPGCIIELDVITNQCGSNTQLLHVFQEDFILGYKPHEDIPDFNISSVPSAEEYQPPPFSEKFYLVVIEKDANRNSVLQMWHLHLCSVQACVEEPVNDHVFQNQLTVPLSQNYGDSSPDTTPGQSPLPRSSSSANLQSASKLILSSKLVYSQRLDLPPGVELIRATPSAGHLSSSSIYPVCLAPYLIVTTCSDGRVRFWHCRVDTDLSAPHPEETRSYRWEHWRLLKEEEDNDSSVSVAGRPVAVSCSYTGRLAISFKQMSPENEGGMPQDFSMLVSIYECESTGGSEWVLEQTIHLDDFSKPAKTLDPRVSVDSNLVVYSKSDLFVTKDSPNIKHFVHLDWLSKEDGSHILTVGVGSNILMYGRISGVVTEQTGVKDGMAVTLPLGGSIKQGIRSRWVLLRSVNLVSSVDGTPSLPVSLSWVRDGILVVGMDCEMHVYAQWRQDEKPGDSDNNSISSPEGVGGRTMSVSNEGRARSKSVFEGSAGIDDALRPPAVIQDGGLFEAAHSLSPTLPQYHPTQLLELMDLGRVRRAKAILAHLVKCIAGEVAVVRDVEAGEGGARRHLSRTISVTGSTAKDTIVAGRDGGRDYTEINSIPPLPLYALLSADQDTSYKAGEEMGKAGKGAERETQKQSEDQYADLFQVQAVTTDDFVSFAAEKPEKKSRVINLSQYGPTYFGPEHAQVLSSHLMHSSLPGLTRLEQMFLVALADTVATTSAEVAGPTDKQYTGGEALDECGLRYLLAMRLHTCLLTSLPPLYRMQLLHQGVSTCHFAWAFHSEAEEEMLNMIPAMQRGDPQWSELRAVGVGWWIRNINTLRRMVEKVAKAAFQRHNDPLDAALFYLAMKKKAVLWGLFRSQHDEKMTQFFSHNFSEDRWRKAALKNAFSLLGKQRFEQSAAFFLLAGSLKDAIEVCLEKMEDIQLAMIVARLYEADYESSSTCQGILYEKVLGCNRDGSGFSCTKLHPDPFLRSIAYWIMKDYTRALDTLLEQIYKEDDENPDVLVKSCNPVVFSFYNYLRAHPLIIRRHFAKPEASGVAVGLTSERNSADEINLIERKLFFTTANAHFKVGCPLLALEVLSKIPKVTKKASSLSKGSSVANVSGAQPQENGGKASDLDWAAPAIPSQAWGAESSAGLDWSQPVVKMEDEGLQLDWGDDKEDDEDEECGLTMKKPEVEDEEAKKASKSAALQREDSAGESEVDVIAEQLKFRACLKILMTELRTLATGYEVDGGKLRFQLYNWLEKEIEAMHHICNYKFEGKAAAGQLEKWGEDGSLELEDSQIRGEAGAYERHQMERRRLQAKQLHAERRKAWLRENQALLRVFLSYCSLHGAKGGGVTSVRMELLFLLQESQQEMTVKQLQSPLPLPTTLPLLSASIAPTKTVIANPVLHLRNHIHDILYTIVQMESPPHPDILDDRVNALHTLAASLSACIYQALCDSHSYSSQSEANQFTGMVYQGLLLSDRRRLRTESIEEHATPTSAPAQWPGVSSLISLLACAQGDDYIRLNVMLCEAVVAVYLSLLIHGLGTHSGNELFRLAAHPLNNRMWAAVFGGGAKLIVKPKRPPEITPANLESDKQTELQSENAPVVRDESKLDNGKALPPPTPPAEDVDRQRRRFNMRMLVPGRPVKETPATPPPIPVERPTYKEKFIPPELSMWDYFVAKPFLPLSDSGALYDSDESGGSDNEDDDDAFLSDTQMTEHSEPNSYSWSLIRLVMVKLALHNVKTFLPLTGLDFTELPVTSPLANAVLKTLENWEQILLEKMNKFDGPPPNYINTYPTDLSAGGGPAILRHKAMLEPDNTPFKSKHRFSFPVRRLWHFLVKQEVLQETLIRYIFTKKRKQSESLDDHVDHLIQNCVTGARKSNKVEADMGYPGGKAKIIHKESDIIMAFAINKANTNEIVLASTHDVQEVDVSTLLAAQPYTWIGEDFDKESRSSDDVDYRSSHTNIAQASAGPFAPQQMAASSSMPWLGSGQTSMGASVIMKRNLNNVKRMTSHPIYQYYMTGAQDGSVRMFEWNRPQQLICFRQAGNARVTRLYFNSQGNKCGVADGEGFLSLWQVNQTSSNPKPYLSWQCHSKSCGDFAFITSSSLIATAGQSNDGRNVCLWDTLVSPSNSMIHAFQCHENGATVLQYAPKQQLIITGGRKGFVCIFDIRQRQLLHTFQAHDSAIKALAMDSTEDFFVTGSAEGNMKVWKLAGHGLMHSFSTEHAKQSIFRNIGAGVMQIETCPGNRIFTCGADGTLKMRVLPDRYNIPASIFQIL from the exons GCCTATGGCTCAGGCTGTGATATCGTGATCCTTGCAAGTGATTTCGAGTGTGTTCAAATTATCCCCGGAGCTCAGAATGGAAACATCCAGGTGGGCTGTGTGGAGTGTTCTCAGCAACTCGGCCGG attgctGCATCTTATGGAAATACTGTTTGTATTTTCGAACCGATAGCTTCCAACCCAAACAAACGTCACAAG caactgAATTACCAGTGGCAGAAGACCGGTCAGTTCTTTCTCAATGCTATAACCTACAACCTGGCTTGGGACCCGCAAG GCAATCGTATCTTGGCGGCGACTGAGCGCTTGCAGCTGTGGGCTCCTCCAACCAGTGACACGCTGATAGAGGAAGAGGACAGTCAGCTGAATGATGACAGAGCTCACGAGCTGATGCTCAACGACTGGAAATGTGTCTGGCAGTGCAA gactgctgctgctgttcaTATTACTCAGTGGTCTCCTGATGGGGAATATTTTGCCACAGTTGGAAAG gatgACTGCCTGCTGAAGGTGTGGTATCCCACCACAGGATGGAAGTCCGCAGTGGTAATGCCAGACGTGACTGATAAAAAGATCCCAGCGGTTCATTTCTCATTTGTGTATCTGGCCCATCCGCGCACAGTCACTGGCTTCTCCTGGAGGAAAACCAGTAAATATATGCCCAA GGGCTCTGTGTGCAACGTGCTGCTGACGTCCTGTGCAGATGGCATCTGTCGTCTGTGGAGTGAGACCCTCTTGCCCGAGGACAGTCTGTTGGGGGGGCAGATCTCAGAGAACAGCACCAGCTTCAGCTCCTCTCTGCCAAACATCGCCCAGAAAGACAAGATACAGCACGCTCTGGAG TCCATTCACCACCTCAAGCACCTGCGCAGGGGCCGCAGAAGATCGTCCGCCCTGGTGGCCCACACCGAGGTGCTTCCCAGCCAGATGGGGTCCCACGAAACTCACCGCCACATCTCACACCACGCCAACGCCCTCTGCCACTTCCACATCTCTGCCAGCATTAATCCCAACACAG ATATCCCCGCAGCGCTGGCTGGATCAGGCCTGTTCTCTGAGGACGTCAGCGGAGGGTTTGTGGTTCACTGGCTGAATAATAAAGATCTGAGCTTCACCACCTCCATGGACTTGTTCATGCAGCAGCTGCGCAAACTTTCTGAACAACACCTGGAGCAAGCCACTGAAGACTTTGAGCAGGAGGGGGCAGCCAAGTTTGACTTTG atcTGGATGAGATGTCTGATAAGGGCTCTTCAGAGCATGAAGAGGGAGATCAGGAGGGCAGCACCAAGGCCTCTTCTCCTGGCTCGAGCAGCAGTGTTCCTCTACCCTCAGTTTTGCTGGATCGGAAGCTGGAGACTCTCATCCTGGAGTGGAACAAGAGTCCCGACATGCTCTTCACTATTCACCCACACGACGGATCCTTTCTCGTCTGGCACATCAAGTACATGGATGAGTTCATACCTGGCATCTTCAGACAGGTTCAG gTGTCATTCTCCTCTCGTATCCCGGTAGCGTTCCCCACAGGTGACGCTAACTCCCTCAGTAAGAACATCATGATGTACGCTTGCACGTTTATGGACCAAGACAACTGTGGCGCTCTGGAAGATAAGAGAAGCGAGCGGCGAGTTCCTCAGAGTGCATCTGCGTCTGCCGGGCTTAGTGCTCTTGGACACTCTCTTGCTGCTGTCATCGGCCCCGCTGTGATGATGGTGTCCAAACACGTGGACGGCTCGCTCAACCAATGGGCTGTGACCTTTGCTGAGAAGTCCGCCTTTTCGAATGTCCTGACAGTTTCACACAAGTTCCGATACTGCGGGCACCGTTTCCATTTGAATGATTTGGCTTGTCACACGGTCCTTCCCTTGCTGCTGACATCATCTCATCACAATGCACTGTTGACGCCGCCCTCTGGATCAGGAAGTGTTGACGGAGATCAGATTGGGGGCGGGGCTCTACAACCCACCAGGCCAATGAGAGGCATTCCTCGTAAACAACTGCGAAATGCAGCCACGCGCACGTTCCACGACCCTAACGCCATCTACAGTGAGCTGATCCTCTGGAGAGTCGATCACATCGGCCCGCTCTCATGCACAGGGGGCGTGTCAGAGCTAGCACGAATCAACTCGCTGCACACATCTGCTTTCTCCAACGTAGCCTGGCTGCCAACACTCATCCCTAGCTCAGTGCTTG GAACGTACTGTAACTCAGCAAGTGCGTGCTTTGTGGCGTCTGATGGTAAAAACCTGCGTCTATATCAGGCTGTGGTGGATGCCCGCAAACTACTGGATGAACTCTCTGACCCAGAGACCTCT AAACTGGTGGGTGAAGTATTCAACATTGTGAGTCAGCAGTCCACTGCCCGACCCGGCTGCATCATAGAGCTGGATGTCATTACTAACCAG TGTGGCTCAAACACACAGCTGCTTCACGTATTCCAGGAGGATTTTATTTTAGGCTACAAACCACATGAAGACATTCCGGATTTCAACATTTCTAGTGTTCCCTCTGCGGAAG AGTACCAGCCGCCTCCTTTCTCAGAAAAGTTCTATCTGGTGGTGATCGAGAAGGATGCAAATCGGAACTCTGTGTTACAGATGTGGCATCTTCATCTGTGCTCGGTGCAGGCGTGTGTGG AAGAGCCAGTAAATGACCACGTGTTCCAGAACCAGCTGACGGTTCCTTTGAGTCAGAACTATGGTGACTCATCTCCTGACACCACTCCAGGTCAAAGTCCGCTGCCTCGCTCCTCCTCTTCTGCCAACCTGCAGTCAGCCAGCAAACTCATCTTGAGCTCTAAACTGGTCTACAGTCAGCGGTTAGACCTTCCACCAGGGGTGGAGTTAATCAGAGCCACGCCTTCTGCTG GTCACTTGAGCTCCTCATCTATCTACCCTGTGTGTTTGGCTCCATACTTGATTGTGACCACTTGTTCTGATGGACGCGTCAGGTTTTGGCACTGTAGGGTGGACACGGACTTATCAGCACCACACCCCGAAGAGACACGTTCATATCGTTGGGAGCACTGGAGACTCTtgaaagaggaagaggacaaCGACAGCTCTGTGAGTGTTGCGGGTCGACCCGTTGCGGTTAGCTGTTCTTACACGGGAAGACTTGCTATTTCGTTCAAACAGATGTCACCTGAGAACGAGGGTGGCATGCCTCAGGACTTCTCCATGCTTGTGTCGATATATGAGTGTGAGTCAACCGGTGGCTCGGAGTGGGTCCTGGAACAGACGATTCACCTTGATGATTTTAGCAAACCTGCAAAGACGTTAGATCCACGTGTTAGTGTTGATAGTAATTTGGTCGTCTATAGCAAGTCAGATTTGTTCGTAACCAAAGACAGCCCCAATATCAAACACTTTGTGCACCTAGACTGGTTGTCTAAAGAAGATGGGTCGCACATCCTGACGGTCGGGGTTGGATCCAACATCCTTATGTATGGAAGAATATCGGGGGTTGTCACAGAGCAGACGGGAGTGAAGGATGGCATGGCAGTCACACTGCCTCTAGGGGGCAGTATAAAGCAGGGAATTCGTTCTCGTTGGGTGCTACTGAGGTCCGTGAACCTTGTTTCTTCCGTGGATGGTACCCCATCTCTTCCAGTGTCCCTATCCTGGGTGCGTGATGGCATCCTGGTGGTGGGCATGGATTGCGAGATGCATGTTTATGCGCAGTGGAGGCAGGACGAGAAACCGGGCGACTCTGACAACAACAGCATCTCATCGCCAGAGGGCGTTGGAGGTCGCACTATGTCCGTTTCAAATGAAGGCAGAGCGCGATCTAAGAGTGTCTTCGAAGGCAGTGCGGGAATTGATGATGCGCTTCGCCCCCCGGCAGTGATTCAAGATGGCGGCTTGTTTGAGGCGGCCCATTCATTGTCGCCCACTCTTCCGCAGTATCATCCAACACAGCTTCTAGAGCTTATGGACCTTGGAAGGGTACGTCGTGCCAAGGCCATTTTGGCGCACCTGGTCAAGTGCATTGCTGGGGAAGTTGCAGTGGTGAGAGACGTGGAAGCAGGTGAAGGTGGCGCCAGGAGGCACCTATCCCGTACCATCAGCGTGACGGGTAGCACGGCAAAAGACACGATCGTTGCTGGCCGAGATGGTGGGCGCGATTACACCGAAATCAATTCCATACCTCCACTTCCTCTATATGCCCTGCTGTCTGCAGACCAGGACACCTCTTACAAGGCCGGAGAGGAAATGGGAAAAGCTGGAAAAGGGGCAGAACGTGAGACACAGAAACAATCAGAGGATCAGTACGCTGATCTGTTTCAGGTGCAGGCTGTCACCACAGACGATTTTGTCAGCTTCGCTGCAGAGAAACCAGAGAAGAAGTCTCGTGTGATTAACCTATCACAGTACGGCCCCACGTACTTTGGCCCCGAACACGCACAGGTTCTGTCTTCACATCTTATGCACTCCAGCCTGCCGGGTCTCACACGTCTTGAGCAGATGTTCCTTGTGGCTCTTGCCGATACTGTGGCGACCACTAGTGCAGAAGTAGCGGGACCCACAGATAAACAGTACACTG GTGGAGAGGCTCTAGATGAGTGTGGTCTGCGTTACCTGCTGGCCATGAGGTTACATACCTGTCTGCTGACATCTCTTCCCCCACTATACAGGATGCAGCTACTTCATCAAG GTGTGTCCACATGTCACTTTGCATGGGCGTTCCACTCAGAAGCTGAGGAGGAGATGCTGAACATGATTCCTGCCATGCAGAGAGGAGATCCGCAGTGGTCTGAGCTGAGGGCGGTTGGTGTTGGCTGGTGGATCAGAAACATCAACACACTGAGGCGGATGGTGGAGAAG gTAGCCAAAGCAGCATTTCAGCGGCATAATGATCCCCTGGACGCGGCTCTCTTCTATCTGGCCATGAAGAAGAAGGCTGTTCTCTGGGGTCTCTTTAG GTCTCAACATGATGAGAAGATGACCCAGTTTTTCAGCCATAACTTCAGTGAGGACCGCTGGAGGAAGGCGGCTTTAAAGAACGCCTTCTCTCTCCTGGGCAAACAGCGCTTTGAGCAGTcggctgcattttttttgctcGCTGGCTCCCTGAAAGACGCCATTGAG GTTTGTCTGGAGAAAATGGAGGACATCCAGCTTGCGATGATTGTCGCTCGTCTTTACGAGGCTGATTACGAGAGTTCGTCCACCTGTCAGGGTATTCTGTATGAGAAGGTTCTTGGCTGCAACAGAGATGGAAGTGGGTTCTCCTGTACCAAACTGCATCCTGACCCGTTCCTGAGGAGCATTGCGTACTGGATCATGAAGGACTACACCAGAGCCCTGGACACACTGTTGGAGCAGATTTACAAAGAGGATGATGAGAACCCTG atgttctGGTAAAATCATGTAATCCTGTTGTCTTTAGTTTCTATAACTACTTGCGCGCACACCCTCTCATAATTAGACGGCATTTTGCCAAGCCCGAAGCATCTGGAGTTGCAGTTGGTCTAACATCAGAACGCAACAGCGCAGACGAAATAAACCTTATAGAGCGGAAACTCTTCTTCACCACCGCTAACGCTCACTTTAAGGTGGGCTGCCCACTTTTAGCCCTTGAGGTCTTATCCAAAATCCCTAAAGTCACTAAGAAAGCATCTTCACTGAGTAAGGGCTCTTCTGTGGCCAACGTCAGTGGTGCCCAGCCACAGGAGAACGGAGGAAAGGCTTCAGATCTCGACTGGGCAGCTCCTGCCATACCCAGTCAGGCCTGGGGAGCAGAGTCCTCCGCCGGACTGGACTGGAGTCAACCGGTGGTTAAAATGGAAGATGAGGGCTTACAGTTAGACTGGGGTGATGATAaggaagatgatgaagatgaagagtgTGGGCTGACCATGAAGAAACCAGAGGTGGAGGATGAGGAGGCCAAAAAAGCATCCAAATCGGCAGCCCTGCAACGCGAAGACTCAGCGGGCGAGTCTGAGGTGGATGTGATCGCCGAACAGCTGAAGTTCCGAGCCTGTTTGAAGATCCTCATGACAGAGCTGCGGACGCTGGCCACAGGATATGAGGTGGATGGTGGCAAACTGAGATTTCAGCTCTACAACTGGCTGGAGAAAGAAATCGAGGCTATGCACCACATCTGCAACTATAAG TTTGAAGGTAAAGCGGCTGCAGGTCAGCTGGAGAAGTGGGGTGAAGATGGCTCTCTGGAACTGGAAGACTCTCAAATCCGGGGTGAAGCAGGCGCATACGAACGTCATCAGATGGAGCGACGGCGTCTGCAGGCCAAGCAGCTACATGCAGAGCGGAGGAAAGCCTGGCTGAGAGAGAATCAGGCTCTGCTCAGAGTCTTCCTCAGTTACTGCAGTCTACACGGAGCCAAGGGTGGAGGAGTGACATCTGTCAGGATGGAGCTACTCTTCCTGCTGCAGGAATCACAGCAA GAAATGACGGTGAAGCAGCTTCAATCACCTCTCCCCCTCCCCACCACTCTTCCCCTGCTGTCAGCCAGCATCGCCCCCACCAAGACTGTCATCGCCAATCCTGTCCTGCACCTCAGAAACCACATACATGATATCCTCTATACCATTGTTCAAATGGAGTCTCCACCGCACCCAGACATACTGGACGACCGG GTGAATGCTTTACACACACTTGCTGCTTCTCTGTCGGCTTGTATCTACCAGGCACTGTGTGACAGCCACAGCTACAG cagtCAATCGGAGGCCAATCAGTTCACAGGGATGGTGTATCAGGGGCTCTTACTGAGCGACAGGCGTAGACTTCGCACTGAGAGCATTGAGGAACATGCAACGCCCACCTCTGCCCCTGCACAGTGGCCAG gtGTGTCGTCTCTGATCAGTCTGCTGGCGTGTGCTCAGGGTGATGATTACATTCGTCTGAATGTCATGTTGTGTGAGGCAGTGGTGGCCGTGTATCTCAGTCTGCTGATTCACGGTCTTGGCACGCACTCTGGAAACGAGCTCTTCCGACTGGCCGCTCACCCCCTCAACAACCGCATGTGGGCCGCCGTGTTTGGGGGAGGAGCCAAACTTATTGTCAAACCCAAGCGGCCACCTGAAATCACTCCTG CCAATTTGGAGTCAGACAAGCAGACAGAGCTCCAGTCTGAGAATGCACCAG ttGTACGTGATGAATCGAAACTGGATAACGGGAAAG CATTACCTCCACCAACTCCTCCCGCTGAGGATGTGGACCGACAGCGACGCAGGTTTAACATGCGCATGCTTGTTCCTGGACGTCCCGTTAAAGAGACTCCAGCCACACCTCCGCCCATCCCCGTAGAACGGCCCACCTATAAGGAGAAATTCATTCCACCGGAGCTCAGCATGTGGGATTACTTTGTGGCCAAA CCtttccttcctctctctgaCAGCGGGGCGCTGTATGATTCAGATGAGAGCGGTGGTAGTGACAATGAGGACGATGACGATGCTTTCCTCTCAGACACGCAGATGACCGAACACTCCGAACCAAACTCCTACAG TTGGTCTCTGATCCGACTTGTGATGGTCAAACTTGCCCTGCACAATGTCAAGACGTTCCTGCCCCTGACAGGACTGGACTTCACAG AGTTGCCAGTGACATCTCCCCTGGCCAATGCTGTACTGAAGACACTGGAAAACTGGGAACAGATTCTCTtggaaaaaatgaacaaatttgaTGGCCCTCCACCAAACTACATCAACACCTACCCCACAGACCTGAGTGCAGGCGGAGGGCCCGCTATACTCCGACACAAAGCCATGCTAGAGCCAGATAACACACCTTTCAA GTCGAAGCACCGCTTCTCTTTCCCCGTTCGCCGTTTGTGGCATTTTCTGGTCAAACAGGAGGTGCTCCAGGAGACTTTGATTCGATACATCTTCACGAAGAAAAGGAAGCAGAGTGAG TCTTTAGATGATCATGTGGACCACCTCATACAAAACTGCGTTACTGGAGCTCGAAAATCCAACAAG GTGGAGGCTGATATGGGTTACCCAGGAGGCAAAGCCAAAATCATCCATAAAGAATCCGACATCATCATGGCTTTTGCCATTAACAAG GCTAACACTAATGAAATAGTGCTGGCGTCCACTCATGATGTCCAGGAAGTGGACGTTTCCACTTTGCTCGCAGCTCAGCCTTACACCTGGATCGGAGAGGACTTTGACAAGGAGTCTCGAAG TTCTGATGACGTGGATTACCGCTCGTCTCACACCAACATCGCCCAGGCTAGCGCCGGTCCCTTCGCACCGCAACAAATGGCAGCGTCATCCTCCATGCCGTGGCTGGGCAGCGGACAGACCAGCATGGGTGCCAGTGTG ATTATGAAGAGGAACCTGAATAACGTGAAGAGAATGACATCTCATCCCATCTATCAGTACT ACATGACGGGTGCTCAGGACGGCAGTGTGAGGATGTTTGAGTGGAATCGTCCACAGCAGCTCATCTGTTTCAGACAGGCCGGAAACGCTCGAGTCACACGACTCTATTTCAACTCACAGGGCAACAAG TGCGGTGTTGCAGATGGCGAGGGATTTTTGAGCCTCTGGCAAGTCAATCAGACCTCCTCGAACCCCAAACCGTATTTG AGCTGGCAGTGTCACAGTAAAAGCTGCGGTGATTTCGCCTTCATTACATCTTCCAGTCTGATAGCCACGGCAGGACAGTCCAATGATGGCAG GAATGTCTGTTTATGGGACACTCTGGTCTCTCCAAGTAACTCGATGATACATG CGTTCCAGTGCCATGAGAATGGCGCGACGGTTCTTCAATATGCTCCTAAACAGCAGCTAATCATCACAGGCGGCCGGAAGGGATTCGTCTGTATTTTTGACATCCGTCAGAGACAGCTGCTCCACACATTCCAGGCACATGACTCGGCCATCAAAGCGCTGGCCATGGATTCCACCGAAGACTTCTTTGTCACCGGCTCAGCCGAAGGGAACATGAAG GTCTGGAAGCTGGCGGGTCACGGGCTCATGCACTCCTTCAGCACCGAACACGCCAAGCAGTCGATATTCCGAAACATCGGCGCCGGCGTGATGCAAATCGAAACCTGCCCgggcaaccggatcttcacctGCGGAGCCGACGGGACCCTGAAAATGAGGGTCCTTCCGGACCGCTACAACATTCCGGCCAGTATATTCCAGATCCTCTAA